A region from the Marinitoga sp. 38H-ov genome encodes:
- the cheB gene encoding chemotaxis-specific protein-glutamate methyltransferase CheB — translation MILIPEINVLIADDSPLTRKILKALIESDKSLRIIGVARDGIEAVEKANKLNPDVIIMDIKMPNMDGLTALQYILEEKNIPVIVVSSLGEKSSIIAYEALELGAFDYIEKPDDLYYLKDELIKKIHAAYIFSQSEEAKKEFFSEKDISYQPKEKKETETNIEMDFYGVTIGISTGGPREIYDVLPKFPANLNAAIFLVQHIPEKFTKTYAERLNNSCELKVVEAENDMDVKPGYVYVGKGGYHLKLRKGLNGLKIMLSKTPRTIFMPSADILMESVLEHFNNKTIGVLMTGMGDDGAKAMVKIKENNGYTIAESEETAVVFGMPAEAIRLGGANIVLPSYMIANEVIEKVGLRNG, via the coding sequence GTGATTCTTATTCCAGAAATAAATGTTTTAATTGCAGATGATTCTCCTTTGACAAGAAAAATTCTAAAAGCATTAATAGAATCAGATAAAAGTTTAAGGATAATAGGGGTTGCAAGAGATGGAATTGAAGCTGTTGAAAAAGCAAATAAACTAAACCCTGATGTTATAATAATGGATATAAAAATGCCAAATATGGATGGTTTAACGGCGTTACAGTATATATTAGAAGAAAAAAATATACCTGTTATTGTTGTATCGTCACTGGGTGAAAAATCATCTATAATAGCATATGAAGCTCTTGAATTAGGTGCATTTGATTATATTGAAAAACCAGATGATTTATATTATCTAAAAGATGAATTGATAAAAAAAATTCATGCAGCTTATATATTTTCACAATCAGAAGAAGCAAAAAAAGAATTTTTCTCTGAAAAAGACATTTCATACCAACCTAAAGAAAAAAAGGAAACTGAAACAAATATTGAAATGGATTTCTATGGAGTTACTATTGGTATTTCAACAGGTGGGCCAAGAGAGATTTATGATGTTTTGCCGAAATTTCCAGCAAATTTAAATGCAGCAATTTTTTTAGTTCAGCATATACCTGAAAAATTTACAAAAACTTATGCAGAAAGGTTAAATAACAGTTGCGAATTAAAGGTTGTTGAAGCGGAAAATGATATGGATGTTAAACCAGGATATGTTTATGTTGGTAAAGGCGGTTATCATTTAAAATTAAGAAAAGGATTAAATGGCCTTAAGATAATGTTATCAAAAACACCAAGAACTATATTCATGCCATCAGCGGATATTTTAATGGAATCTGTTTTAGAACATTTTAATAATAAAACTATAGGTGTGTTAATGACAGGTATGGGCGATGATGGTGCAAAGGCAATGGTAAAAATAAAAGAAAATAATGGTTATACTATAGCAGAATCCGAAGAAACAGCAGTTGTTTTTGGAATGCCAGCTGAAGCCATTAGATTAGGTGGTGCAAATATAGTTTTACCATCTTATATGATAGCGAATGAAGTTATTGAGAAAGTTGGATTGAGAAATGGATAA
- a CDS encoding HD-GYP domain-containing protein, with amino-acid sequence MDKSYEELMALKDELEEAYKQLEQSYNELEELNNRFVRVTDLITNISMDISMESFFGKLLSYFVELIPQISYGCVLEKEGDFFRFVATLGHSKKLLLDTAIITKEFNEIKEINNFYCNYIKNYNVLKEKIIKSNKSLIIPLKTFELHGYIILDLKDRDIKKTEKDLINVMGKIASTFLVSKILYNEQNKFLKNTAFAFLKAVDFYDPYTKGHSERVSYYATTLAKIIGREDIINDIFVASTLHDIGKLSIPQSILLKKERLNNEEFEKIKEHPVRGEELVKTFKGFEKIGKIIRHHHERCDGKGYPDGLSDKEIPLESRIITIVDAFDAMTTARPYRDALSVEEAINELINNKGKQFDPILTDEFIKFIKLNKFFKEE; translated from the coding sequence ATGGATAAGAGTTATGAAGAATTAATGGCATTAAAAGATGAATTAGAAGAAGCCTATAAACAATTAGAACAATCATATAATGAACTGGAAGAATTGAATAATAGATTTGTTAGAGTAACAGATTTAATTACAAATATATCTATGGATATATCAATGGAATCATTTTTTGGAAAATTGTTATCTTATTTTGTAGAATTAATACCACAAATTTCATATGGATGTGTTTTGGAAAAAGAAGGGGATTTTTTTAGATTTGTAGCGACTTTAGGGCATAGCAAAAAATTATTATTAGATACTGCTATAATAACTAAAGAATTTAATGAGATAAAAGAGATAAATAACTTTTACTGTAATTATATAAAAAATTATAATGTGTTAAAAGAAAAGATAATAAAGTCTAATAAGAGTTTAATAATTCCATTGAAAACATTCGAATTACATGGATATATAATATTAGATTTAAAAGATAGAGATATAAAAAAAACTGAAAAAGATTTAATTAATGTTATGGGGAAAATAGCTTCAACATTTTTAGTTTCAAAAATATTGTATAATGAACAAAATAAATTTTTAAAAAACACGGCATTTGCCTTTTTAAAGGCTGTTGATTTTTATGATCCATATACAAAAGGCCATTCTGAAAGAGTTTCATATTATGCTACCACACTTGCAAAAATAATTGGAAGAGAAGATATTATTAATGATATTTTCGTTGCAAGTACCTTGCATGATATAGGTAAATTATCAATTCCTCAAAGTATATTATTAAAAAAAGAAAGATTAAATAATGAAGAATTTGAAAAAATAAAAGAACATCCTGTTAGAGGAGAGGAATTAGTAAAGACCTTTAAGGGTTTTGAAAAAATAGGGAAAATAATTAGGCATCATCATGAAAGATGTGATGGAAAAGGTTATCCAGATGGATTATCTGATAAAGAGATACCTTTGGAATCAAGAATAATAACAATTGTGGATGCTTTTGATGCAATGACAACAGCAAGACCATATAGGGACGCTTTATCAGTTGAAGAAGCAATTAATGAGCTTATTAATAACAAAGGTAAGCAATTTGATCCTATACTAACAGATGAATTTATAAAATTTATTAAACTTAATAAATTTTTCAAGGAGGAATGA
- a CDS encoding response regulator, translating into MGKILVVDDDNVIRTVLKKVLESEKYNVDVAEGGNKAIELIKNTEYDVILLDIIMEDLDGIEVLRKAKKLSPLTTVIMMTAYSSPDYVLHALTLGATDFVEKPFEPENMIKLVKENVERVKRWKKTLGLL; encoded by the coding sequence ATGGGCAAAATATTAGTAGTAGATGATGATAATGTTATTAGAACGGTATTAAAAAAGGTTTTGGAAAGTGAAAAGTATAATGTAGATGTAGCTGAAGGTGGGAATAAGGCAATAGAATTAATAAAAAATACAGAATATGATGTAATATTGCTTGATATTATAATGGAAGATTTAGACGGTATTGAAGTATTAAGAAAAGCAAAAAAATTATCACCATTAACAACAGTTATTATGATGACAGCATATTCAAGTCCAGACTATGTTTTACATGCATTAACTTTAGGAGCAACAGATTTTGTAGAAAAGCCTTTTGAACCTGAAAATATGATTAAATTAGTAAAAGAAAATGTTGAAAGAGTAAAAAGGTGGAAGAAAACTTTAGG